In a single window of the Chloroflexota bacterium genome:
- a CDS encoding dienelactone hydrolase family protein → MLPRTEETVMSDVIPKAASVPGIEISDIRYDSHGYPVPAYLARPKKTGRLPGVIVGQEAFGITDHVRDIAAALAGQGYVAIVPDYYARTGEPKPRTEIPAILSAIDRIHNPAILRDYQSAISHLVKSGLCDPKRIGTMGFCTGGTYSMILAIEQRDLACACIWYVSQLTYQQLNERKPYHPIDRAGEIRCPTLFIYGTADQVWTKEKVARLEANLKKGKSPSTLRAYEGAGHAFLAPDGFAYSEAASRQAWPEALAFMRRHLG, encoded by the coding sequence ATGCTCCCGCGCACGGAGGAGACCGTCATGTCAGACGTCATCCCCAAAGCGGCGAGCGTGCCCGGCATCGAGATCAGCGACATCCGCTACGATTCGCACGGCTATCCTGTGCCCGCCTATCTGGCGCGGCCCAAGAAGACCGGACGCCTTCCCGGCGTCATCGTCGGCCAGGAGGCCTTCGGCATCACCGACCACGTGCGCGATATCGCGGCGGCCCTGGCGGGCCAAGGCTACGTTGCCATCGTGCCCGATTACTACGCCCGCACGGGGGAGCCGAAGCCGCGCACGGAGATCCCGGCCATCCTGAGCGCCATAGACCGCATCCACAACCCCGCCATCCTGCGCGATTACCAGAGCGCCATCTCGCATCTGGTGAAGAGCGGCCTTTGCGACCCCAAGCGCATCGGCACCATGGGCTTCTGCACCGGCGGCACTTACTCGATGATCCTGGCCATCGAACAGCGCGACCTGGCCTGCGCCTGCATCTGGTACGTCAGCCAGCTGACCTATCAGCAGCTGAACGAGCGCAAGCCCTACCACCCGATAGACCGCGCGGGCGAGATCCGCTGTCCCACCCTCTTCATCTACGGCACCGCCGACCAGGTCTGGACGAAGGAGAAGGTCGCGCGCCTGGAGGCGAACCTCAAGAAGGGCAAGTCGCCCTCCACCCTGCGCGCTTACGAAGGGGCGGGCCACGCCTTCCTCGCGCCGGACGGCTTCGCGTATAGCGAAGCGGCATCCAGGCAGGCCTGGCCGGAGGCCCTGGCCTTCATGCGGCGCCACCTGGGCTAG
- a CDS encoding PQQ-dependent sugar dehydrogenase produces MPTPTTAPSPTALPATATASPTATALPTSTPTRSPTATATPLPTPSPTARPAPSPTPAPTPTPAATGEPLRAITLERAFLRLPGGALGQRPLFLTYPPDGTNRVVVVDQNGRIVIFPNDTNAAAVSAFLDLTGRVGREGNEEGLLGLTFHPRYAENGFAYVYYTAYNPRRSVISRFKVSGDANRLDPASETVILEVAQPFANHNGGMIAFGPDGYLYIGSGDGGSANDPQRNGQNLGVLLGKLLRIDVDRQEAGRAYAIPADNPFVNQAGARGEIWAYGLRNPWRFSFDRATGALWAGDVGQNRLEEIDIIKRGLNYGWNIMEGSSCLSGTTCNRAGLEPPIAEYGRDKGCSVTGGYVYRGPSLTWLRGAYLYADFCSGRIWAVRHDGSKVTEEREMANTGRSVSSFGEDAAGEVYVLAFDGVVYRMRAAS; encoded by the coding sequence ATGCCAACGCCGACCACGGCTCCATCGCCAACCGCTCTCCCGGCGACGGCGACCGCTTCACCGACGGCTACTGCGCTTCCCACCTCAACGCCGACCCGATCGCCGACGGCCACAGCCACGCCTCTGCCGACTCCATCGCCGACGGCGCGCCCAGCGCCAAGTCCGACGCCCGCTCCCACGCCAACGCCTGCCGCCACCGGCGAACCGCTGCGCGCCATCACCCTGGAGCGCGCCTTCCTCCGTCTGCCTGGAGGCGCATTAGGCCAGCGGCCCCTCTTCCTCACGTACCCGCCAGATGGCACGAACCGTGTCGTCGTTGTGGACCAGAACGGGCGCATCGTCATCTTTCCGAACGACACAAATGCTGCAGCCGTGAGCGCATTCCTCGACCTCACCGGCAGAGTCGGCCGCGAGGGCAATGAAGAGGGACTCCTGGGGTTGACCTTCCATCCGCGCTACGCGGAAAACGGCTTCGCCTACGTCTATTACACGGCCTACAACCCGCGCCGCTCCGTCATCAGCCGCTTCAAAGTCTCTGGGGATGCGAACCGCCTCGACCCGGCGAGCGAGACGGTGATCCTCGAGGTGGCGCAGCCCTTCGCGAACCACAACGGCGGGATGATCGCCTTCGGGCCGGACGGCTACCTCTATATCGGATCGGGCGATGGCGGCAGCGCAAACGACCCCCAGCGCAACGGGCAGAACCTCGGCGTGCTCCTGGGGAAGCTCCTGCGCATAGACGTGGACCGCCAGGAGGCCGGGCGCGCCTACGCCATCCCCGCTGATAACCCCTTCGTGAACCAGGCGGGCGCGCGCGGCGAGATATGGGCCTACGGCCTCCGCAATCCCTGGCGCTTCTCCTTCGATCGGGCCACCGGCGCGCTCTGGGCGGGCGACGTGGGCCAGAACCGCCTGGAGGAGATAGACATCATCAAGCGGGGCCTCAACTACGGCTGGAACATCATGGAGGGAAGCTCGTGCCTCTCCGGCACAACGTGCAACCGGGCAGGGCTGGAGCCGCCCATCGCCGAGTACGGGCGCGATAAGGGCTGCTCCGTCACCGGGGGCTATGTCTATCGCGGGCCGTCGCTCACCTGGCTGCGCGGCGCCTATCTCTACGCCGATTTCTGCAGCGGGCGCATCTGGGCCGTCCGGCACGATGGGTCGAAGGTCACAGAGGAGCGCGAGATGGCCAACACCGGGAGAAGCGTCTCCTCCTTCGGCGAAGATGCCGCGGGCGAAGTCTACGTCCTGGCCTTCGATGGGGTGGTGTACCGGATGCGGGCTGCGTCATAG
- a CDS encoding zinc-binding dehydrogenase: MGRRSQRSARWPTPGEASPPSAKMPRAKSTSWPSMGWCTGCGLRHSCGACGLCYTAPNLSPKDAAVRTVVYAGNGRFSLDPEMPLPKLDEHDVLVKVRYCGICGSDLHHFQATGYAERIRVLGHEISGRVEDIGRGVGKVERGDRVTALCDGGYSEYVKVIQDDVIPLPDHVTYEQAALSEPLAIGLRSVRDSGLRLGDKAAIVGTGPIGLYTLAAAKAAGALEVYVSEISPARREAAKRMGATAVFDPKSQDVPGELKRRGVEGVDVVYDCAGARGTLKQSIDMLKRGGTVVVVGLSGKPDEIDTRWFFRAGKVMAIPAAKELWPMSVELIAKGKIDPAAIISNIITLEELPDYMQALQKPDAHVQVLVDPWGKRF; the protein is encoded by the coding sequence ATGGGTCGAAGGTCACAGAGGAGCGCGAGATGGCCAACACCGGGAGAAGCGTCTCCTCCTTCGGCGAAGATGCCGCGGGCGAAGTCTACGTCCTGGCCTTCGATGGGGTGGTGTACCGGATGCGGGCTGCGTCATAGTTGCGGAGCCTGCGGCCTTTGCTATACTGCCCCCAATCTTTCGCCAAAGGACGCCGCTGTGCGAACCGTCGTCTATGCCGGGAACGGCCGCTTCTCCCTGGACCCCGAGATGCCATTGCCCAAGCTGGACGAGCATGACGTCCTGGTGAAGGTGCGCTATTGCGGCATCTGCGGCTCCGATCTCCACCACTTCCAGGCCACCGGCTATGCCGAGCGCATCCGCGTCCTGGGGCACGAGATCTCGGGGCGCGTCGAGGATATCGGGAGAGGCGTCGGCAAGGTGGAGCGCGGCGACCGGGTGACGGCCCTGTGCGACGGCGGCTACTCGGAGTATGTGAAGGTCATCCAGGACGATGTGATCCCCCTGCCGGACCACGTGACCTACGAGCAGGCGGCCCTCAGCGAACCCCTGGCCATCGGCCTGCGCTCGGTGCGCGATTCGGGGCTGCGCCTGGGGGACAAGGCGGCCATCGTGGGCACCGGGCCCATCGGCCTCTACACGCTGGCGGCGGCGAAGGCGGCAGGCGCGCTGGAGGTCTACGTTTCCGAGATTTCCCCGGCCCGGCGCGAGGCGGCGAAGCGGATGGGCGCAACGGCTGTCTTCGACCCCAAGTCGCAGGATGTGCCCGGCGAGCTGAAGAGGCGCGGTGTGGAGGGCGTGGACGTAGTCTACGATTGCGCGGGCGCCAGGGGAACGCTCAAGCAGTCCATAGATATGTTGAAGCGCGGCGGCACCGTCGTTGTCGTCGGCCTCTCGGGCAAGCCCGATGAGATAGACACGCGCTGGTTCTTCCGCGCGGGCAAGGTGATGGCGATCCCCGCCGCCAAGGAGCTGTGGCCCATGAGCGTTGAGCTCATCGCCAAGGGGAAGATTGACCCGGCGGCGATCATCAGCAACATCATCACGCTGGAAGAGCTGCCGGACTATATGCAGGCATTGCAGAAGCCGGACGCCCATGTGCAGGTGCTGGTGGACCCTTGGGGAAAACGGTTTTAG
- a CDS encoding VOC family protein gives MRGKPVINHVALTVDESLLQGEKRERLKEFYGQVFGWTEIKQMTKDGKLFVFSLYRSGQFLYLLSGPKPSVMAGPDHFGIEVQTRKELDGMVARAKECKQHLGKELQIIDIKCDTETPDLRLWNAYVRYLLPCMVEVQFYEDKATGKTRTSMGWEQGEG, from the coding sequence ATGAGAGGAAAGCCGGTCATAAACCACGTCGCGCTGACGGTGGACGAGTCCCTGCTCCAGGGGGAAAAGCGCGAGAGGCTGAAGGAGTTCTACGGCCAGGTCTTCGGGTGGACGGAGATCAAGCAGATGACGAAGGACGGCAAGCTCTTCGTCTTCAGCCTCTACCGCTCGGGCCAGTTCCTGTACCTTCTCTCGGGGCCGAAGCCCAGCGTGATGGCGGGGCCGGACCATTTCGGCATCGAGGTGCAGACGCGCAAGGAGCTGGACGGGATGGTGGCTCGCGCGAAGGAGTGCAAGCAGCACCTGGGGAAAGAGCTCCAGATCATTGACATCAAATGCGACACGGAGACGCCCGACCTGCGCCTCTGGAACGCCTATGTCCGCTACCTCCTGCCGTGCATGGTGGAGGTGCAGTTCTATGAGGACAAGGCGACGGGGAAGACGCGCACCTCCATGGGATGGGAGCAGGGCGAGGGGTAG
- a CDS encoding pyridoxamine 5'-phosphate oxidase family protein produces MYHEGSRQLQDMFDSRRIADRLEQVIVHDVFTDGDRDIIESAPMFFLATADEHGQPDCSYKGGLPGFVRVVDEHTLAFPNYDGNGMYRSMGNILKNPQVGMLFINFEDTNRMRVNGEATLHRDDPLMKEFEGAQFIVRVRAKHIFPNCPRYIHRMEMKGLSVYAPKKGHKPPVPDWKRARVFCDYLPERDIAGNSKKKKG; encoded by the coding sequence ATGTATCACGAAGGTTCGCGGCAGCTTCAGGATATGTTCGACAGCCGCCGAATCGCAGATAGGCTGGAACAGGTCATCGTCCACGATGTCTTCACCGATGGTGACCGTGACATCATCGAAAGTGCCCCCATGTTCTTCCTCGCCACTGCCGACGAGCACGGCCAACCCGATTGCTCCTACAAGGGTGGTCTGCCGGGGTTCGTGCGTGTGGTTGACGAGCACACGCTGGCATTCCCCAACTATGACGGCAATGGCATGTACCGAAGTATGGGGAACATCCTCAAAAATCCACAAGTCGGCATGCTCTTCATCAACTTCGAAGACACGAACCGGATGCGCGTCAACGGGGAGGCAACGCTGCACCGCGACGACCCGCTCATGAAAGAATTCGAGGGTGCCCAGTTCATCGTCCGGGTGAGAGCAAAGCACATCTTCCCGAACTGCCCGCGATATATCCACCGCATGGAGATGAAGGGCCTCTCTGTGTATGCCCCTAAAAAGGGACACAAGCCGCCTGTCCCTGACTGGAAGCGCGCGCGAGTCTTCTGCGATTACCTGCCTGAGCGTGACATCGCAGGGAACAGCAAAAAGAAAAAGGGCTAG
- the tilS gene encoding tRNA lysidine(34) synthetase TilS → MPSTEASRLTARLHRRIADFLRARKLAPSRSVLLVGISGGPDSVALLHALASLRPSLSFRLHAAHLNHRLRGNESEADAGYVRDLCRALDIPLTIESAEVEAYRRRARLSLEEAGRHIRYGFFATVAKKVGAQAVLLGHTADDQAETVLMHLLRGSGLGGLRGMEAVSAWRGASGATLVVARPLLTTRRRETHDYCTAHRLAPRRDSSNRSLKFFRNRVRLELLPALRSYNPRIEDALLRMAEGASHADDYLKEQVAALWKSLATLSKEGISLEKDAFAKLPLALQTVALQRALAHLRGNLEGIEWEHLAAMREIAAGPAGRSTSLPGGLRFEAGYRELTLRREAPPQAPPPSETPLAVPGAAAFGEWSFTAKLTAMPKSPRPSPNVLWLDAAWAERRLTLRVRRPGDRFTPSGMRAPKKLQDFMVDAKLPRSLRDRLPLLCADGAILWLVGLRASALASRPKAGQRALRVTLLVGLH, encoded by the coding sequence ATGCCCTCCACTGAGGCCTCACGACTCACCGCTCGCCTCCACCGCCGCATCGCCGATTTCCTCCGGGCGCGCAAGCTTGCCCCTTCGCGAAGCGTCCTCCTTGTCGGCATTTCCGGCGGCCCCGATTCCGTCGCCCTGCTCCACGCCCTCGCCTCCCTTCGCCCATCGCTCAGCTTCCGCCTCCACGCCGCACACCTTAACCACCGCCTGCGCGGCAATGAGTCCGAGGCCGATGCCGGCTACGTCCGTGACCTCTGCCGCGCCCTCGATATCCCCCTCACCATCGAGTCGGCGGAGGTCGAAGCCTACCGTCGCCGCGCCCGTCTCTCCCTTGAAGAGGCGGGACGCCACATCCGCTACGGCTTCTTCGCCACCGTCGCCAAGAAGGTCGGCGCGCAGGCCGTCCTCCTCGGCCACACCGCCGATGACCAGGCGGAGACGGTGCTGATGCACCTCCTGCGCGGCAGCGGCCTCGGCGGCCTCCGCGGCATGGAGGCCGTCAGCGCATGGCGCGGCGCATCCGGCGCCACCCTCGTCGTCGCCCGCCCGCTGCTGACCACACGCCGCCGGGAGACTCACGACTACTGCACGGCCCACAGGCTCGCGCCGCGCCGCGACTCCTCCAACAGGTCCCTCAAGTTCTTCCGCAACCGCGTCCGTCTGGAGCTCCTGCCCGCGCTGCGCTCCTATAACCCGCGCATCGAGGACGCCCTGCTGCGCATGGCTGAAGGCGCATCCCACGCCGACGATTATCTGAAAGAGCAGGTCGCCGCCCTCTGGAAGAGCCTCGCGACACTATCCAAGGAAGGCATTTCCCTCGAGAAGGACGCCTTCGCGAAGCTGCCGCTGGCCCTGCAAACCGTCGCCCTTCAGCGCGCCCTCGCGCATCTGCGCGGCAACCTCGAAGGCATCGAGTGGGAGCATCTCGCCGCCATGCGGGAGATCGCCGCAGGCCCCGCCGGGCGCTCAACCTCCCTCCCGGGCGGCCTGCGCTTCGAGGCAGGCTACCGCGAGCTTACGCTGCGCCGCGAAGCGCCGCCGCAGGCGCCGCCTCCCAGCGAAACGCCCCTCGCCGTTCCCGGCGCCGCCGCCTTCGGCGAGTGGAGCTTCACCGCCAAGCTAACGGCGATGCCGAAGTCGCCGCGCCCATCGCCGAACGTCCTCTGGCTCGACGCCGCATGGGCCGAGAGGCGACTCACCCTGCGCGTGCGCCGCCCCGGCGACCGCTTCACACCCTCCGGCATGCGCGCGCCCAAGAAGCTACAAGACTTCATGGTGGACGCCAAGCTCCCGCGGTCCCTCCGCGATCGCCTCCCCCTCCTCTGCGCCGATGGCGCCATCCTCTGGCTCGTCGGCCTCCGCGCCTCCGCCCTGGCCTCCCGCCCCAAGGCCGGACAACGGGCGTTGCGCGTGACTCTCCTGGTGGGACTTCACTAA
- a CDS encoding HlyC/CorC family transporter: MACVDTWLIVLLILICLSLSAFFSGAETTFFSLQNVRVQHWVSRGIPNAKRVAKIKDEPDRFLATILLGNNLVNTALATLTTMLTIRAFGEGGAAVAAATAFATIALVVLGEATPKTIASRHAERLAFWLVRPFETAERILYPLAMLLYRVASVLSAPLGRVKEKKPSVSEEELQTIVQMGAKEGTVQKTQAEIIHKALGLGDTLASRIMTPRTEIQWLEKGATLTDFYAAYRETAHTKFPVYDGEPDNVIGILYAKDVLREVAKQGLKESDEVTHLARQAHLFPENKYADDLFVEMRNQKTQMAVLVSEFGSIAGILTLKQIVGAIVGRITEETEGEAAIQKIDEKTTEVDGGLRIEEANEHLKLGIPEGDYETLAGFVLDRLGRVPKEGEQVVYNGTRLVVGEMTGVKIERILVSKA; this comes from the coding sequence GTGGCATGCGTGGATACCTGGCTGATCGTCCTCCTCATCCTCATCTGCCTCAGCCTCTCCGCCTTCTTCTCCGGGGCGGAGACCACCTTCTTTTCCCTCCAGAACGTCCGCGTTCAGCACTGGGTCTCCCGCGGCATCCCCAACGCCAAACGCGTTGCCAAGATCAAGGACGAGCCCGACCGCTTCCTCGCGACCATTCTTCTGGGCAACAACCTCGTCAACACAGCCCTTGCCACCCTCACCACCATGCTCACCATCCGAGCCTTCGGCGAAGGCGGCGCCGCCGTTGCCGCCGCCACGGCCTTCGCCACGATCGCCCTTGTGGTCCTAGGCGAGGCCACGCCCAAGACCATCGCCTCCCGCCACGCCGAGCGCCTCGCCTTCTGGCTCGTGCGCCCCTTCGAGACCGCAGAGCGCATCCTCTACCCGCTCGCCATGCTCCTCTATAGGGTCGCCTCCGTCCTCTCCGCTCCCCTGGGCCGGGTGAAGGAGAAGAAGCCGAGTGTGAGCGAGGAGGAGTTGCAGACCATCGTCCAGATGGGCGCAAAGGAGGGCACGGTCCAGAAGACCCAGGCCGAGATCATACACAAGGCCCTGGGCCTGGGCGATACCCTGGCCAGCCGGATCATGACGCCGCGCACGGAGATCCAGTGGCTCGAAAAGGGCGCCACCCTCACCGATTTCTACGCCGCCTACCGGGAGACGGCCCACACCAAGTTCCCCGTCTATGATGGCGAGCCCGATAACGTCATCGGCATCCTCTACGCCAAAGACGTCCTCCGCGAAGTGGCCAAGCAGGGCCTCAAGGAGAGCGATGAAGTGACCCATCTGGCGCGTCAGGCCCACCTTTTCCCCGAGAACAAATACGCCGACGACCTCTTTGTGGAGATGCGCAACCAGAAGACCCAGATGGCCGTCCTCGTCAGCGAGTTCGGCAGCATCGCCGGCATCCTCACCCTCAAGCAGATCGTCGGCGCCATCGTCGGCCGCATCACGGAGGAGACGGAGGGCGAGGCCGCCATCCAGAAGATAGATGAGAAGACGACGGAGGTGGATGGAGGCCTCCGCATCGAAGAGGCGAACGAGCATCTGAAGCTCGGCATCCCCGAGGGCGACTACGAGACCCTCGCGGGCTTCGTCCTTGATCGCCTGGGCCGCGTCCCCAAGGAGGGCGAGCAGGTCGTCTACAACGGCACCCGCCTCGTCGTCGGCGAGATGACCGGCGTCAAGATCGAGCGCATTCTGGTCTCGAAGGCCTAG
- a CDS encoding SDR family oxidoreductase, producing the protein MRLQGKVAIVTGGGSGLGRATSVLFAKEGAKVAVADVDLPGAQATVALIEDLGGSAVAVQADVTKAADVRAMVAAAVKQYGKLHIIYNNAGIAGNQYKSTVETFDEANWDNILAVNLKGVFLGSKYAVPEILKSGGGAIINTASIAGLVGMGNHAYGASKAGVTLITKTMALELAPKGIRVNAIAPGFIDTPLARGGKRGMDADAQAQNVAKLAASAPMGRIGKPDDIAHAALFLASDDAAYITGHTLVVDGGYTVQ; encoded by the coding sequence ATGCGACTCCAGGGCAAGGTCGCGATCGTCACCGGCGGCGGCTCCGGCCTGGGCCGCGCCACTTCCGTCCTCTTCGCCAAGGAGGGCGCGAAGGTCGCCGTCGCTGATGTAGACCTGCCGGGCGCCCAGGCCACCGTCGCCCTCATCGAAGACCTCGGCGGCAGCGCCGTCGCCGTCCAGGCCGATGTCACCAAAGCCGCCGATGTGAGGGCCATGGTCGCCGCCGCGGTGAAGCAGTACGGCAAACTCCATATCATCTATAACAACGCCGGCATCGCCGGGAACCAGTACAAGAGCACCGTGGAGACCTTCGATGAAGCCAACTGGGACAACATCCTGGCCGTGAATCTCAAGGGCGTCTTCCTCGGCTCAAAGTACGCCGTCCCGGAGATCCTCAAGAGCGGCGGCGGCGCCATCATCAACACCGCCTCCATCGCCGGCCTCGTCGGCATGGGCAACCATGCCTATGGCGCCTCCAAGGCCGGCGTCACCCTCATCACCAAGACCATGGCCCTGGAGCTTGCGCCCAAGGGCATCCGCGTCAACGCCATCGCCCCCGGCTTCATAGACACGCCCCTCGCCCGGGGCGGCAAGCGCGGCATGGATGCCGATGCCCAGGCCCAGAACGTCGCCAAACTTGCCGCCAGCGCTCCCATGGGACGCATCGGCAAGCCCGACGATATCGCCCACGCCGCCCTCTTCCTCGCCTCCGATGATGCCGCCTACATTACCGGCCACACCCTCGTCGTAGACGGCGGCTACACCGTCCAATAG
- a CDS encoding non-heme iron oxygenase ferredoxin subunit, producing the protein METCLTNSLRRPILGQFVKVAKLADIPPGSLIGVDLGEQRIAIGNVDGTLYAVQSECPHMGGPLEEGFLEGTSLQCPWHAGDFNITTGEALNPPASGILSCFKVRLQGDDVEVEAP; encoded by the coding sequence CTGGAAACCTGCCTAACCAACAGCCTCCGGAGGCCCATCTTGGGACAGTTCGTCAAAGTAGCCAAACTCGCCGATATCCCTCCCGGCAGCCTCATCGGCGTGGACCTCGGCGAACAGCGCATCGCCATCGGCAACGTGGACGGCACGCTCTACGCCGTCCAGAGCGAATGCCCCCACATGGGCGGGCCGCTGGAAGAGGGCTTTTTGGAGGGCACCTCCCTCCAATGCCCCTGGCACGCCGGCGATTTCAACATCACCACCGGCGAGGCCCTGAACCCTCCCGCATCCGGCATCCTCTCCTGTTTCAAGGTCCGCCTCCAGGGCGACGACGTAGAGGTCGAGGCGCCGTAG
- a CDS encoding amidohydrolase — translation MQRIPIISADSHVNEPENLWAERLPAIYRERAPRVVEEDGVVVRYIEGMRPRRNKKNASVKWDGEDLERMQSGGYDLAKRMKDQDRDGVVGEIIYPSLGLFIFLSSDDAFQMAQAKVYNDWLMEIFKPQPKRFAPVALIPIGDIPAAVAEVQRAVKMGHRGVSVPCQTGERPPYNSPVYDPLWAAIQDADVPVNFHAGTGHEPRDERGPGGAVINYLLQAQGDGPRIVTYLCASGVLERFPKLQFITVETGSAWLAWILTHMDHIYQKHHMWVSPKLPMAPSEYCRRQGHVTFQDDPVGVVARQFTGVQTLMWGNDYPHHEGTWPHSQEAIASMFKGVPLEETKQIVNGNAAKLFKF, via the coding sequence ATGCAAAGGATTCCCATCATCTCCGCAGACTCGCATGTCAACGAGCCGGAAAACCTGTGGGCGGAGCGCCTGCCCGCCATATACCGCGAGCGGGCGCCTCGGGTGGTGGAAGAGGACGGGGTGGTGGTGCGCTACATCGAAGGGATGCGGCCCCGGCGGAACAAGAAGAACGCTTCGGTCAAGTGGGATGGGGAAGACCTGGAGCGGATGCAATCGGGCGGGTACGACCTGGCGAAGCGGATGAAGGACCAGGACCGCGACGGCGTGGTGGGGGAGATCATCTACCCTAGCCTCGGCCTCTTCATCTTCCTCTCGTCGGACGACGCCTTCCAGATGGCCCAGGCCAAGGTCTACAACGATTGGCTCATGGAGATCTTCAAGCCCCAGCCGAAGCGGTTCGCCCCCGTGGCGCTGATCCCCATCGGGGATATCCCGGCGGCGGTGGCGGAGGTGCAGCGGGCGGTGAAGATGGGCCACCGCGGGGTGAGCGTGCCATGCCAGACGGGCGAACGGCCTCCTTACAACAGCCCGGTCTACGACCCGCTGTGGGCCGCCATCCAGGACGCCGATGTGCCGGTGAACTTCCACGCCGGGACGGGCCACGAGCCCCGCGATGAGAGGGGGCCGGGCGGCGCCGTGATCAACTATCTCCTGCAGGCGCAGGGGGACGGCCCGCGCATCGTGACCTACCTGTGCGCCTCGGGCGTGCTGGAGCGCTTCCCCAAGCTGCAGTTCATCACGGTGGAGACGGGGAGCGCCTGGCTGGCGTGGATCCTGACGCACATGGACCATATCTACCAGAAGCACCATATGTGGGTCTCGCCGAAGCTGCCGATGGCGCCGAGCGAGTACTGCCGCCGCCAGGGCCACGTGACTTTCCAGGACGACCCGGTGGGCGTGGTGGCGCGGCAGTTCACGGGCGTCCAGACGCTGATGTGGGGGAACGATTACCCGCACCATGAAGGGACATGGCCCCATTCGCAAGAGGCTATCGCCTCCATGTTCAAGGGCGTGCCGCTGGAGGAGACGAAGCAGATCGTGAACGGGAACGCGGCCAAGCTCTTCAAGTTCTGA
- a CDS encoding thiolase: MSMKDKTCIVGVGTTKYGLRGEFYGRSQIDQLREALDIALAESGLKRTDIDGFSSYSMDANDPSVLAPALGIPNLNYSSMVFGGGGGGGCGAIANASAAILAGYAKAVMCYKVITQPPHMRFGASYGRARAADPDSDFTRPFGLLAPGQIMSMIYRRHMHKYGTTPRHLAEVAVAQRFHATRNPKALMRAPMTIEDHQNSRMISDPFRLFDYCQENDGGVVVLVTSAERAKSLKQKPVYIMAAAMGGDTAWGHGLTGQNSPEPLYTSAGHAHLAKRLYAQAGITPKDIDVAEMYDHFSGMVIMQLEDYGFCKPGEGGSFVEKGGIRWPDGRLPVNTHGGNLSEVYLLGMTHMVEAVKQLRGTSTSQVKGAEIALVTSGPSNHPTSSMILRR, encoded by the coding sequence ATGAGCATGAAGGACAAGACGTGTATCGTCGGCGTGGGCACGACGAAGTACGGCCTGCGCGGCGAGTTCTACGGACGGAGCCAGATAGACCAACTGCGGGAGGCGCTGGACATCGCGCTGGCGGAATCGGGGCTGAAGCGCACGGACATAGACGGCTTCTCCAGCTACTCGATGGACGCGAACGACCCCAGCGTGCTGGCGCCGGCGCTCGGCATCCCGAACCTCAACTATTCTTCCATGGTCTTCGGCGGCGGGGGCGGGGGCGGCTGCGGGGCCATCGCCAACGCCTCGGCGGCGATCCTGGCGGGCTATGCCAAGGCGGTGATGTGCTACAAGGTGATCACCCAGCCGCCGCACATGCGCTTCGGGGCCTCCTACGGGCGGGCGCGCGCCGCCGACCCGGACAGCGATTTCACGCGGCCCTTCGGCCTGCTGGCGCCGGGGCAAATCATGTCCATGATCTACCGCCGCCACATGCACAAGTACGGGACGACGCCGCGGCACCTGGCGGAGGTGGCCGTGGCCCAGCGCTTCCACGCCACGCGGAACCCGAAGGCGCTGATGCGCGCGCCGATGACGATCGAGGACCACCAGAACTCGCGGATGATCTCCGACCCCTTCCGCCTCTTTGACTACTGCCAGGAGAACGACGGCGGCGTGGTGGTGCTGGTGACTTCCGCCGAGCGAGCGAAGAGCCTGAAGCAGAAGCCGGTCTACATCATGGCGGCGGCGATGGGCGGCGATACGGCCTGGGGCCACGGGCTGACGGGGCAGAACTCGCCGGAGCCGCTTTACACTTCGGCGGGGCATGCGCACCTGGCCAAGCGCCTCTACGCCCAGGCGGGCATCACCCCCAAGGACATTGACGTGGCGGAGATGTACGACCACTTCAGCGGCATGGTGATCATGCAGCTGGAGGACTACGGCTTCTGCAAGCCGGGCGAGGGCGGCTCCTTTGTGGAGAAGGGCGGCATCAGGTGGCCGGACGGCAGGTTGCCGGTGAATACCCACGGGGGCAACCTTTCCGAGGTCTACCTGCTGGGGATGACGCACATGGTGGAGGCGGTGAAGCAGCTGCGCGGCACCTCCACCAGCCAGGTGAAGGGCGCGGAGATCGCGCTGGTCACCTCCGGGCCCAGCAACCATCCCACCAGCTCCATGATCCTGAGGAGATAG